From a region of the Salvelinus fontinalis isolate EN_2023a chromosome 13, ASM2944872v1, whole genome shotgun sequence genome:
- the hsf5 gene encoding heat shock factor protein 5, protein MELEEERLTIPINPNNFPAKLWRLVNNPKNRSIRWDPCGEGLIIEQQLFESELLSPQKQTFDTTDLFKTTNFTSFNRQLNLYGFRKVVHGPGGSEKNDVSSPMDGIKHHFHNPNFKQHHPELLVNLKRLTSKNKAKMEAGLEVNCRPPANRFHRLMANGDGGEEKVKVDNRGSMFVGQVKRPSPYQQYHQSRIQPMKDYDRTPIPPRGWIMGHGDAPSPTTFYTDKGIPISVIHRFPSDTSCNVESSPTTVHIQRGSQSLANSLIPHHAQYRPGFYSPASVCQCCSPGSMDSDCHSAHQTTPSYSHYSYYQPNCPVGFLYPGNQNQDWQSSETQETNKSDVNLDTVFQLVDELHHNSPKIRMVKVETPERQQLVLSTSTSSGPQPITTIHSSPHTVNVSSQLDSSFNSNPVTPRGPIIIAVPGNVPPQGIAITVGGPVAEQPGKREDKPVSVDAYQKCPEEASEYITKVKEIQVVDSEVCSVLHDVTVCSLSLENEHQTAN, encoded by the exons ATGGAGCTCGAAGAGGAACGCCTCACCATCCCCATCAATCCCAACAATTTTCCAGCGAAATTGTGGCGTTTGGTGAATAACCCCAAAAATCGATCGATACGTTGGGATCCCTGTGGTGAGGGTTTGATAATCGAACAGCAGCTATTTGAATCAGAGCTGCTGTCACCTCAGAAACAAACGTTTGACACCACTGACCTTTTCAAAACAACCAACTTTACAAGCTTCAACCGCCAGCTGAATCTTTATGGGTTCAGGAAGGTGGTCCATGGACCCGGGGGCTCGGAGAAGAATGATGTCTCATCTCCGATGGACGGGATAAAACACCACTTCCACAACCCAAACTTCAAACAACATCATCCCGAACTGCTGGTGAATCTTAAGAGGCTGACAAGCAAAAACAAGGCGAAGATGGAAGCTGGCCTAGAAGTGAACTGCCGGCCCCCAGCAAATCGTTTCCACCGACTCATGGcaaatggtgatggtggtgaggaGAAAGTTAAAGTAGATAATAGAG GTTCCATGTTTGTTGGTCAGGTAAAACGACCATCTCCTTACCAACAGTACCACCAAAGCAGAATCCAGCCCATGAAGGACTATGATCGGACCCCTATCCCACCCCGCGGCTGGATCATGGGTCATGGGGATGCCCCCTCCCCCACCACCTTCTACACAGACAAGGGAATCCCCATATCTGTCATCCACCGGTTCCCTTCAGACACTTCCTGCAATGTGGAGTCCAGTCCGACTACTGTGCACATCCAGCGGGGTTCACAAAGCCTGGCAAACAGCTTGATCCCTCACCATGCTCAGTACCGACCTGGATTCTATTCCCCTG CATCAGTGTGCCAATGCTGCTCCCCAGGCTCAATGGACTCGGACTGCCATAGTGCCCACCAGACAACTCCCTCATACTCCCATTACAGCTATTACCAG CCAAACTGTCCTGTGGGCTTTCTGTATCCTGGCAATCAAAACCAGGACTGGCAGAGCAGTGAAACCCAGGAGACCAACAAGAGTGATGTCAACTTGGACACAGTCTTCCAGCTAGTGGACGAGTTGCACCACAATTCCCCCAAAATACGCATGGTCAAAGTGGAGACCCCAGAGCGCCAGCagctggtcctgtccacctctacaTCATCAGGGCCCCAGCCCATCACCACTAtccacagctcccctcacacagtCAATGTCTCCTCCCAGCTTGACTCCTCATTTAACTCCAACCCAGTGACTCCACGCGGGCCCATCATTATAGCAGTCCCGGGGAACGTTCCTCCTCAGGGAATAGCCATCACTGTCGGTGGTCCCGTGGCTGAGCAGCCAGGGAAGAGGGAGGACAAACCTGTGTCTGTGGATGCCTATCAGAAG TGCCCTGAGGAAGCTTCAGAGTACATCACCAAGGTGAAGGAGATCCAGGTGGTGGACTCCGAGGTCTGCAGTGTTCTACATGATGTTACTGTCTGCAGCCTCAGCCTGGAGAACGAGCACCAGACAGCAAACTAA